The DNA sequence CAGCCGGGCGATCCGGGGCGAGAGCCCGTAGACGGTGTGCGTGTGCCCCTCGGCGGTGGTCGAGACGAAGACCAGGCCGGCCGTGCGGGCGGCGAACCGGTCGGGGTGGCGGTGCGCGTACTCCATCACCGTCATCCCGCCCATCGAGTGCCCGACCAGCACCACCGGGCCGGACGCGGCGTACTCGTCGACCACCGCGGCCAGGTCGTCCCCGAGCTGGGCCAGCGTCGCGTCGCGCAACGTCAGGCAGCTCGACCGGCCGTGACCGCGCGCGTCGTAGGCGACCACCCGGACCCGGTCGCCGAAGCGGTCCCGCAGGTCGGTGAGCTGCCGGTGCCAGCTCCGCCCGTCCAGCGTCCAGCCGTGCAGCATGATCACGGTGACCTCGGCGTCGGCCGGCCCCGTCACCGTGACGTGCAGGCGTACGTCGTCGGCAAGCCGCAGTTCCAGGTGCTCCGGCATCGTCCACCTCCCGGGCCGGCCGGTGTCCAGCCACCGGGTGTTACCCGGTGGTGACACCGGCGTTACCCGTCATGACACCACGGCAACCGGGATGGTGAGAAGATTCGCCGTCCAACCCCCGTGGCGTCGGTTCGGTGACCAGGCTGGTGGCATGCCGTCCCCGCCCGCCGCCCGGACCCCCCGCGCCGCCCTGGCCGAGCTGCTCACCGGCAACCGCCGCTTCGTCAGCGGTCAGCCGCTGCACGGGCACGACGTGACCGCCGCCGCGGCGGTGGCCTCCGGCGACCAGCAGCCCTACGCGGTGGTGCTGGGCTGCATCGACTCCCGGGTGCCGCTGGAAGCGATCTTCGACCAGACGTTCGGCTCGATCTGCGTGATCCGCACCGGGGCGCACGTGCTCGACCGCGCGGTCTGCGGCTCGATCGAGTACGTGGTGGGCCAGCTCGGCGTACGCCTGGTGATGGTGCTCGGCCATGAGCGCTGCGGCGCGGTGGGCTCGACCGTCGACGCGGTGCGCACCGGGCGGCGGCCCGGCGGCGCACTGGGGTACGTGGTGGACCGGATCACCCCGGCGGTGCGGGAGGTCGGCGTGGCGGACCCGGCCGTCCACCCGCTGGCGATCCGCCGGCACGTGCGGCGCACGGTGGCCGCGCTGCGCGCCGACGACCTGCTCGCCGGCCGGGTCGGCACCGGGGAGCTGGCCGTGGTGGGCGCGCTCTACGACCTGGCCACCGGTGAGGTCACGCTGCTGCCGGCGGAGGAGACACGCGACCGCCCGCCGGGGTGATCCCCGACGGGCGGTCGCGGTGGTGCGGGTGAGGGCGGCTCAGCCCTCGAAGACACCGGCCTCGACGAGACGCTTCTCGGTCGCGTCCCAGCCGTGGTTCGGGTAGGACGCGGCCAGGCCGTTGATCTCGGCGCGGATCTTGGCGGCGTGGCCGGCGGCGGCCAGCGTCCGGATCTCCTCGACGAAGGCGTCGGAGTCGGTGCGCAGGTGCGCGGTCTTGCCGTTGGTCAGGTTGCGCACGTAGGCGTGCTTGCCGCCGTTGAGCGGGATCAGGTACTTGAACTCGCCCAGCACGCTGAGGGCGCCACCCTGGCCAGCCTGGCCGGCCCGGACTGACGCGCGCGCGGTCTTAGAGGTGTTGCTCGCCACGGAGGTACTCCTTGCAGACGTACGGTGGGGACGGAAACCGTCCGGGGGCTGTGCGAGTGACGCCCGGGGTGAGCGCCGGCCCGCGAAGACGTGCGGCGGCACAGAACCGCCCAGAGAACTGTACACGAACGCGACGCCTGGCTGGTGGTCGCGCCGTCACCGGGACACAACCGGGTCGCCCACCCGGGTATTTCCGGCCGACCGACCGCGGCGAATTTTCCGATTCGCTGGCGCACCACCTGTCACAGCGGTCATCATGTGTGCCAGAGGCCACTCGGGTGACGAGGTCGTAGGGGAAGACGCACCTCGGCTCACCGGGAGGTCACCGTGCCAACGCGTGGCGTCGTATACGTCCACTCGACCCCGCTCGCCGTGTGCTCGCACGTCGAGTGGGCGATCGCGCGCGTCCTCGCCGCGCCGGTCAACCTGCACTGGACGGCGCAGCCCGTCGACCCCGGCGCGCGGCGCGCCGAGTGCGGCTGGACCGGCAGCCCGGGGACGGGCGCCGAGCTGGCCGCTGCCCTCCGGCAGTGGCCCATGATCCGTTTCGAGGTGACCGAGGAGCCCAGTCCGGGCACCGACGGCGAGCGCTTCATGTACGTCCCCGGCCGGGGCCTGTTCCGGGCCACCGTCGGCGCGGCCGGCGACATCCAGCTCGGCGAGGACCGGCTCCGCAGCCTGATGGCCGCCGCCCGCGCGCCGGAGGCGCTCGCGCACGCCCTCGACAAGGCGCTCGGCACCGCCTGGGACGCCGAGCTGGAGCCCTACCGGTACGCCGGCGACGGCGCGCCGGTGACGCTGCTCACCCGGGTGGGGTGACGCCGGGCGAGTTGCCCCGATACGGTGGGGCCCGTGTCGATTCCTTCGCGACGCTCCGCCGTCGCGCTCGCCGCACTGACCGCGTTGGTCCTCACCGGCTGCTCGGACGGGCCGGACCGGCCCCGGCCGACGCCGTCGACAGCGACGCCGTCGGCGGGCGTGAGCGCGTCGGGGTCCACCGACCCGACCGCCGCCGATCCCGCCGCCCGGGCCGCCGCGCTGGTCGCCACGCTCTCCGACGAGGACCTGGTCGGCCAGGTGCTGATGCCGTACGCGTACGGCAGCTCGGCCACCGAGGTCTCCGCCGGCTCGGCCGCCGGCAACCGGGCGCTGGCCGGCGTCGACACGCCCGCCGAGATGGTGGCGAAGTACCGCCTCGGCGGCGTGATCCTGGTCGGTTTCAGCGCCGACGACCCGACCTCGGGCAACCAGGAGACCACGAACGTCGACAACCCGAAGCAGGTCCGCGCGCTGACCGACGGGCTGCGCGCCGCCGCCGGCAAGCTGCCCGCCGGCGCCGCGCCGTTCCTGGTCGGCACCGACCAGGAGTACGGCGTGGTCACCCGGATCACCGACGGGGTGACCCAACTGCCCAGCCCGCTCGCCGCCGGCGCGGCCGGCAACCCGGCGCTGACCGAGGCCGCCTGGCGGGCCGCCGGCGCCGAACTGGCCGCGATGGGGATCAACCTGGACTTCGCGCCGGTCGCCGACGTGCTGGCCACCCGCAGCACGGTGATCGGCTCCCGGTCCTTCGGCGCCACCCCGGCCACCGCGTCGCCCCAGGTGGCCGGCGCGGTCCGCGGCCTCCAGGCCGAGGGCGTCGGCGCCGCGGTCAAGCACTTCCCCGGGCACGGCCTGAGCGCCGCCGACTCACACACCGAACTTCCGGTGGTCGGGCAGTCCCGGGCCGTGCTGGAGCGCACCGCGTTCCCGCCGTTCCGCGCCGGGATCGACGCCGGCGCCATGGCGGTGATGTCCGCCCACCTGGACGTCACGGCGGTCGACCCGGGCACCCCGGCCACGTTCTCCCGCAAGCTGCTCACCGACGTGCTCCGCGGTCAGCTCGGCTTCCAGGGGGTGGTGATCACCGACGGGATGAACATGGCGCCGGCGAAGAAGTGGTCGCCCGGCGAGGCGGCGGTCCGCGCGCTCAACGCCGGCAACGACCTCATCCTGATGACGCCGAACGTGGGCCAGGCGTACGACGGGCTGCGCGCCGCGCTGACGGACGGCTCGCTGCCCCGCACCCGCCTGGTCGAGGCGGTCACCCGGGTGCTCACCATGAAGTTCCGGCTGGCCGGGCACCCGCAGCCGGCGCTGTCGACGCTGGACGGCCCCGAGCACCGCAAGGCCGCTGCCGACCTGGCCGCCGCCGCGGTGACCGTGCTGCGCGGCACGTGCGGTGGTGCGGTGGCCGGACCGGTCCGGGTCACCTCCTCCGGCGGCCGGGACCGCACCCGGGCCCTGCTGACCGAGGCGCTCACCGCCGCCGGTGTCAAGGTGGTGTCCTCCGGCGGCACCGTCGTGCACCTCGTCGGGTACGGCGACGGCACGAAGGACCTGAACGCCGACGCGGCGGTGACGGTGGCGATGGACACGCCGTACGTGCTGGCCGGGGCGAAGTCGCCGACGGTGCTGGCGACCTACTCATCCACCGGGGCGTCGATGACCGCGTTGGCCGCGGTGCTCGCCGGCAAGGCCCGCCCGACCGGCCGCTCCCCGGTGCCGGTCTCCGGCCTGCCCGCCACCACCTGCCGCACGTAAGGACGGGCCCCTGTTAACGCCTCAGGCAGAGAAGGGGCCCCCTCTCACACTCACGTGTTAAGAAGGGGCCCTTCCTTGCTTCGGGGCGGTTCAGGGGCGGGTGAAGACCAGCGCCACGTTGTGCCCGCCGAAGCCGAACGCGTTGTTCAGCGCGGCCGGGATCTCCAGGTGCCGTGCCTTGTGCGCGGCCACGTCCAGGCTGAGGCCGTCGTCCGGGTCGTCCAGGTTGACCGTGGGCGGCACGACCCCGTCCCGGATGGCCAGGATGGTGGCGATCGACTCCAGCGCGCCGGCCGCGCCGAGCAGGTGCCCGGTCATCGACTTGGTGGCGGTGAGCAGCGGGTGGTCGCCGATCGCCTCGCGCAGCGCGCCGATCTCCAGCATGTCGCCGACCGGGGTGGAGGTGGCGTGCGCGTTGACGTGCACGATGTCCCGTCCGGCCACGTCCGCGTCGGCGAGCGCCCGGGTGATGGCCCGGATCGCGCCCTCGCCCTCCGGGTGCGGCTGCACCATGTCGTACGCGTCGGAGGTGACCCCGGCGCCGGCCAGGCGCGCGTAGACCCGGGCGCCGCGGGCGGCGGCGTGGTCGGCGCGCTCCAGCACCAGCACGCCCGCGCCCTCGCCGAGCACGAAGCCGTCCCGGGCCTTGTCCCACGGCCGGGAGGCCTTGTCCGGCTCGTCGTTGCGGGTCGACATGGCCCGCATCGAGGCGAAGCCGGCGATCGGCAGCGGGTGGATGACCGCCTCGGTGCCGCCGACCACCACCACGTCGGCCCGGCCGGCGCGGATGATGTCCAGCCCCAGCGAGATCGCCTCCGCGCCGGTCGCGCAGGCGCTGGCCACCGAGTGCACCCCGGCCTTGGCGCCCAACTCCAGCCCGACCCAGGCGGCCGGACCGTTCGGCATCAGCATCGGCACCGTGTGCGGGGAGACCCGACGCGGGCCCGACGCCTCCAGGATGTCGTCCTGGGCGAGCAGGGTGGTGGCGCCGCCGATGCCCGAGCCGACGCTGACCGCCAACCGTTCCGGGTCCGCCCCGGCGTCGGCCAGCCCGGCGTCCGCCCAGGCCTCCCGCGCGGCGATGAGGGCGATCGCCTGTGAGCGGTCCAGCCGGCGCAGCTTCACCCGGTCCAGCACCTCGGCCGGGTCCACCGCCAGTTGGGCGGCGATCCGGACGGGCAGTTGCCCGGCCCACTCCTGGGTGAGCGCACTCACCCCGGAGCGGCCGGCGAGCATGGCGTCCCAGGTCGACGCGACGTCCCCGCCGAGCGGGGTCGTCGCGCCGAGCCCGGTGACGACGACGTCTGGACGACTCATGATCAGGACTGCGCCGCGATGTAGCTGACGGCGTCCCCGACGGTCTTCAGGTTCTGCACCTCGTTGTCCGGGATCTTGACGCCGAACTTCTCCTCGGCCGCCACCACGACCTCCACCATGGAGAGCGAGTCGACGTCGAGGTCGTCGGTGAAGGACTTCCCCTCGGCCACGTCGTCCGGGCTCACCCCGGCAACCTCTTCGAGGATCTCGGCGAGGCCGGCGGTGATCTCGTCACGGGTCATTGCGGTTGGTTCCTCTCATCGGGGTTTCTCGGCGGCCGGCGACGCCGGCCACCGCACCTGGAGCGCGTTCGCGCCCGAGGGGGTCATCAGGGGCAGCGCACGACCTGACCGGCGTAGGTCAGGCCGCCGCCGAAGCCGAACAGCAGCACCGGGGCGCCCGCGGGCACCTCGCGCCGCTCGACCAGCTTCGACAGGGCCAGCGGGATGCTCGCCGCCGAGGTGTTGCCGGACTCGACGATGTCCTTGGCGATGATCGCGTCCGGGATGTTCAGCCGCTTGGCGATGCCGTCGATGATCCGGCCGTTGGCCTGGTGCGGCACGAACGCGGCCAGTTCCGACGGGTCCACCCCGGCGCGCTCGCAGGCCTGGAGCGCCAGCGGGGCCAGCGCGGTGGTGGCCCAGCGGAACACCGACTGCCCCTCCTGGGCGATGTACGGACGCCAGCCCTCGATCCGGACCGCGTCGCTCTTCTCCGGCGCGGAGCCCCACACCACCGGCCCGATCCCGACCGGCTCGTCGTCCGCGGTCGCGGTGACCACCGCCGCGCCGGCGCCGTCGCCGAAGATGATGCAGGTCGACCGGTCGGTCCAGTCGGTGAAGTCGGAGAGCTTCTCCGCGCCGATGACGATCGCGTTGCGCGCCGCGCCGGCCCGGACGGCGTGGTCCACCGTGCCCAGCGCGTACGCGAAGCCGGAGCAGGCGGTGTTGAGGTCGTACGCCGCCGGCGCGTTGATGCCCAGCTTGGCCGCGACCCGACAGGCCACGTTCGGGCTGCGGTCCACCGACGTGCAGGTCGCCACCACGACGAGGTCGATGTCGGCGGCGGTGAGGCCGGAGTTGGCCAGCGCCTTGCCGGCGGCGGCGGTGGCCATGTCGGCCACGGTCTCCTCGCCGGCGATCCGCCGGGTGGCGATGCCGACCCGGTCCCGGATCCACTCGTCGTTGGTGTCGACGAACTGGGCGAGTTCGTCGTTGGTGACCACGCGGGAGGGCTGGTAGTGCCCCATCGCGGCGATCCGGCTGCCGGCCATTTAGTGCGATCCTCCGATGCGGACGAGGGGCTGGCCCGGGGCGACCGGGTCGTCGTGGTGCGCGAGCCACTCGGTGAGCAGCCCGCTGTCGTGCGCGGTCACCTCGACCTGCCCCTGCCGGGCGGCGACGTGGCCGACGACCTGGCCGGCGCGCACGCCGGTGCCCTCGGTCAGCTCAGCCACCGGCGTGAAGACGCCGGCGGCGGGGGAGACCACCACCCGGAAGCCGGCCGCCGGCGGGCGGGCGGCGGCGCCGCCGTGCCGGGCGATCAGGCTCCGCGCGGCGGGCAGGTCGTCGGGCGTGTTCAGCGTGACGATCTCCGGCGCCCGGTCACCCTTGAGTTCCCGCTTGACCAGACCGGCCAGGGTGCCGGCCGGCGGCAGCTCGACCACGCCGGTGACGCCGAGGTCGGCCAGGGTGCGCATGCACAGGTCCCAGCGGACCGGGGCGGTCACCTGCCGGACCAGCCGCTGCACCGCCTCCCGGCCGTACCCGACCGGCGCGCCGTCGAGGTTGGACAGCAGGATGCGGGCCGGGTCGGCCACGGTGACGCCGGCGGCCACGCCGGCCAGCGCGATCTCGGCCGGGATCATGTAGGGGGTGTGGAACGCGCCGGCC is a window from the Micromonospora sp. DSM 45708 genome containing:
- a CDS encoding alpha/beta fold hydrolase; its protein translation is MPEHLELRLADDVRLHVTVTGPADAEVTVIMLHGWTLDGRSWHRQLTDLRDRFGDRVRVVAYDARGHGRSSCLTLRDATLAQLGDDLAAVVDEYAASGPVVLVGHSMGGMTVMEYAHRHPDRFAARTAGLVFVSTTAEGHTHTVYGLSPRIARLIRLAETTGAGVLARCGGWRPPYALLRALRPSIRWMLFGDRCDPADIRLVTSAVAHATLRSIGGFRASIGAQHRLETLAALGGLPAAALVGDRDRLTPPPCAESIAAALPTAELTVCPGAGHMLMMERPDVVNAAVAGVLRRVLAGIAVPGPAAA
- a CDS encoding carbonic anhydrase, with amino-acid sequence MPSPPAARTPRAALAELLTGNRRFVSGQPLHGHDVTAAAAVASGDQQPYAVVLGCIDSRVPLEAIFDQTFGSICVIRTGAHVLDRAVCGSIEYVVGQLGVRLVMVLGHERCGAVGSTVDAVRTGRRPGGALGYVVDRITPAVREVGVADPAVHPLAIRRHVRRTVAALRADDLLAGRVGTGELAVVGALYDLATGEVTLLPAEETRDRPPG
- a CDS encoding DUF3145 domain-containing protein encodes the protein MPTRGVVYVHSTPLAVCSHVEWAIARVLAAPVNLHWTAQPVDPGARRAECGWTGSPGTGAELAAALRQWPMIRFEVTEEPSPGTDGERFMYVPGRGLFRATVGAAGDIQLGEDRLRSLMAAARAPEALAHALDKALGTAWDAELEPYRYAGDGAPVTLLTRVG
- a CDS encoding glycoside hydrolase family 3 protein, coding for MSIPSRRSAVALAALTALVLTGCSDGPDRPRPTPSTATPSAGVSASGSTDPTAADPAARAAALVATLSDEDLVGQVLMPYAYGSSATEVSAGSAAGNRALAGVDTPAEMVAKYRLGGVILVGFSADDPTSGNQETTNVDNPKQVRALTDGLRAAAGKLPAGAAPFLVGTDQEYGVVTRITDGVTQLPSPLAAGAAGNPALTEAAWRAAGAELAAMGINLDFAPVADVLATRSTVIGSRSFGATPATASPQVAGAVRGLQAEGVGAAVKHFPGHGLSAADSHTELPVVGQSRAVLERTAFPPFRAGIDAGAMAVMSAHLDVTAVDPGTPATFSRKLLTDVLRGQLGFQGVVITDGMNMAPAKKWSPGEAAVRALNAGNDLILMTPNVGQAYDGLRAALTDGSLPRTRLVEAVTRVLTMKFRLAGHPQPALSTLDGPEHRKAAADLAAAAVTVLRGTCGGAVAGPVRVTSSGGRDRTRALLTEALTAAGVKVVSSGGTVVHLVGYGDGTKDLNADAAVTVAMDTPYVLAGAKSPTVLATYSSTGASMTALAAVLAGKARPTGRSPVPVSGLPATTCRT
- the fabF gene encoding beta-ketoacyl-ACP synthase II — its product is MSRPDVVVTGLGATTPLGGDVASTWDAMLAGRSGVSALTQEWAGQLPVRIAAQLAVDPAEVLDRVKLRRLDRSQAIALIAAREAWADAGLADAGADPERLAVSVGSGIGGATTLLAQDDILEASGPRRVSPHTVPMLMPNGPAAWVGLELGAKAGVHSVASACATGAEAISLGLDIIRAGRADVVVVGGTEAVIHPLPIAGFASMRAMSTRNDEPDKASRPWDKARDGFVLGEGAGVLVLERADHAAARGARVYARLAGAGVTSDAYDMVQPHPEGEGAIRAITRALADADVAGRDIVHVNAHATSTPVGDMLEIGALREAIGDHPLLTATKSMTGHLLGAAGALESIATILAIRDGVVPPTVNLDDPDDGLSLDVAAHKARHLEIPAALNNAFGFGGHNVALVFTRP
- a CDS encoding acyl carrier protein, with product MTRDEITAGLAEILEEVAGVSPDDVAEGKSFTDDLDVDSLSMVEVVVAAEEKFGVKIPDNEVQNLKTVGDAVSYIAAQS
- a CDS encoding beta-ketoacyl-ACP synthase III, which encodes MAGSRIAAMGHYQPSRVVTNDELAQFVDTNDEWIRDRVGIATRRIAGEETVADMATAAAGKALANSGLTAADIDLVVVATCTSVDRSPNVACRVAAKLGINAPAAYDLNTACSGFAYALGTVDHAVRAGAARNAIVIGAEKLSDFTDWTDRSTCIIFGDGAGAAVVTATADDEPVGIGPVVWGSAPEKSDAVRIEGWRPYIAQEGQSVFRWATTALAPLALQACERAGVDPSELAAFVPHQANGRIIDGIAKRLNIPDAIIAKDIVESGNTSAASIPLALSKLVERREVPAGAPVLLFGFGGGLTYAGQVVRCP
- a CDS encoding acyltransferase domain-containing protein translates to MLAVLSPGQGSQKPGFLNPWLDLAGAEARLRWWSALAGVDLIHLGTEADADEIKDTARTQPLLVAAALLAAEHLPMHDVRLVAGHSVGELGAAALAGVLPAEAAVTLAGVRGREMAAACALEPTGMAAVLGGDPDEVLAALETHGLHPANRNGAGQIVAAGAIAGLEKLAVEPPTRARVIRLKVAGAFHTPYMIPAEIALAGVAAGVTVADPARILLSNLDGAPVGYGREAVQRLVRQVTAPVRWDLCMRTLADLGVTGVVELPPAGTLAGLVKRELKGDRAPEIVTLNTPDDLPAARSLIARHGGAAARPPAAGFRVVVSPAAGVFTPVAELTEGTGVRAGQVVGHVAARQGQVEVTAHDSGLLTEWLAHHDDPVAPGQPLVRIGGSH